A single window of Halobacillus naozhouensis DNA harbors:
- a CDS encoding homoserine dehydrogenase encodes MTIKAAILGFGTVGEGVYQILQTKRDHLTKLAGAPIELCGILVDNLSKERELPHSVFVTDQYEQILAQKPDVIFEAIVGEEPCFSYLTKAVDRHIHVVTANKVMFAKYGTRLLEQAAQKVGIGYEATTASGTPILGTITRLLQANSITKIEAILNGTSNYILSSIQNEGKGFQEALEEAQKRGFAEADPTNDIKGYDAFYKLMILSQLIYQSQPSWESVPCEGIDHITADQFNDAQQQGNKIRHIASIEEVNGELHASVKPQVLSPSHGLHSIDGVDNAIHLFGDLVGPLTLRGPGAGQLATASAMVEDFLYIWQSYPAKQLLY; translated from the coding sequence TTGACTATTAAAGCAGCCATATTGGGATTTGGGACAGTCGGAGAGGGAGTCTATCAAATCCTGCAAACGAAACGAGACCATTTAACCAAATTAGCAGGAGCCCCTATCGAACTATGCGGCATCCTCGTAGATAACTTGTCTAAAGAACGCGAGCTCCCCCATTCTGTTTTCGTCACGGATCAATATGAGCAGATTCTTGCCCAGAAGCCTGATGTGATCTTTGAAGCCATCGTCGGCGAAGAACCATGTTTCTCCTATTTAACAAAAGCTGTTGATCGACACATCCATGTCGTTACAGCGAACAAAGTGATGTTTGCCAAATACGGAACCCGTTTATTGGAGCAGGCTGCCCAAAAAGTAGGAATTGGCTACGAAGCGACGACAGCGTCCGGCACGCCTATCCTTGGAACCATCACAAGGCTCCTCCAGGCAAATTCAATCACGAAAATAGAAGCGATTTTAAACGGGACAAGTAACTATATTCTTTCATCCATTCAGAATGAAGGAAAAGGTTTTCAGGAAGCGTTAGAGGAGGCTCAAAAACGAGGATTTGCCGAGGCTGACCCGACGAATGACATTAAAGGTTACGATGCCTTTTACAAATTAATGATTCTGAGTCAGCTTATCTATCAAAGCCAGCCAAGCTGGGAGTCGGTTCCCTGTGAAGGAATTGATCATATAACCGCAGATCAATTCAATGATGCTCAACAACAGGGAAATAAAATTCGTCATATCGCTTCGATTGAAGAAGTAAATGGTGAACTTCATGCCAGTGTAAAACCGCAAGTCCTGTCTCCTTCTCACGGGCTTCATTCGATAGATGGAGTTGATAATGCCATTCATCTTTTCGGAGATTTAGTTGGTCCTTTGACGCTCAGAGGACCAGGAGCAGGCCAATTAGCGACAGCCAGCGCCATGGTGGAAGATTTTCTTTATATTTGGCAATCTTACCCGGCCAAACAACTATTATATTAA
- a CDS encoding polysaccharide deacetylase family protein: MRRLNIYIALLSLLLILTACSIFIADANEGSVKVASDPASYYDVSMVSDIEEYEKYHITIHYPQTPNDQIDQVIIDYVNQKKDAFKKRSYEVVLTSEEQSVHELHIDFDVVYQNEKVFVVEFIETADVGQKQVDVSRTVMNFDKSSGKLLELKNLFKKDTNYKEVLAQEAKEELGTQNETGHTSVSIENTALTGSSLVVYLTNEDQKRWNTSTSKVSIDKHELNDILLPEYAQKVVQTAEKKKDKTSFPKIKKSDQAPERAVEKKVALTFDNGPHPKRTPLILDMLEKYDASATFFMIGKRLKHYPEAAREVVKQGHVIGNHTWDHPSFGRLSDSQREAQLDKTQQLIHEVTGVNTKIVRLPFGGKLSEAFKDQYRVIPWTINTTENWNLTNASEIAHAVISKVEDGSIIVLSSLHSVTPEALEIILEELTAQGYSFVPVSAL, from the coding sequence ATGAGACGACTAAATATATATATAGCACTCCTTAGTTTATTGTTGATTTTGACGGCTTGTTCTATTTTTATAGCAGATGCAAATGAAGGTTCTGTCAAGGTGGCTTCCGATCCTGCGAGCTACTATGACGTATCCATGGTTAGTGATATAGAAGAGTATGAAAAATATCATATCACTATTCATTATCCGCAAACGCCAAATGACCAAATCGATCAGGTGATTATAGATTACGTGAATCAGAAGAAAGATGCCTTTAAAAAGAGAAGTTATGAAGTAGTTTTAACTAGTGAAGAGCAATCTGTACATGAATTGCATATTGATTTTGATGTCGTGTATCAGAATGAAAAAGTATTTGTCGTTGAATTTATAGAGACAGCAGACGTTGGGCAAAAGCAGGTGGATGTAAGCCGTACCGTCATGAATTTTGATAAATCAAGTGGCAAGCTTTTGGAACTGAAGAACTTATTTAAAAAGGATACCAATTATAAAGAAGTCTTGGCCCAGGAAGCAAAAGAAGAACTTGGGACGCAAAACGAAACAGGGCACACGTCTGTCAGTATTGAAAATACAGCACTGACGGGAAGTTCTCTAGTTGTGTACCTAACTAATGAAGACCAAAAGAGATGGAACACGAGCACATCGAAGGTATCTATAGATAAACACGAGCTGAACGATATATTATTACCAGAATATGCACAAAAAGTTGTACAAACTGCAGAGAAGAAGAAGGATAAAACTTCTTTTCCTAAGATTAAGAAATCGGATCAGGCACCTGAACGTGCAGTCGAAAAGAAAGTAGCACTCACCTTTGACAATGGTCCACATCCAAAAAGAACGCCCCTTATTTTAGACATGCTAGAGAAGTATGACGCCAGCGCCACCTTTTTTATGATAGGAAAACGACTTAAGCATTACCCTGAAGCAGCTAGAGAAGTAGTGAAACAGGGGCATGTGATCGGTAACCATACATGGGATCATCCAAGTTTTGGGCGTCTTTCTGATAGTCAGCGGGAAGCTCAGTTGGATAAAACCCAACAGTTGATTCATGAGGTAACGGGTGTGAATACCAAGATTGTGCGTTTGCCGTTTGGTGGAAAGCTTTCAGAAGCTTTTAAAGACCAATATAGGGTGATTCCCTGGACTATTAATACTACCGAAAACTGGAACTTAACGAATGCTTCAGAAATTGCTCATGCAGTGATTTCCAAGGTGGAAGATGGCTCCATTATTGTCTTAAGCAGCCTTCATTCTGTTACACCAGAAGCCTTAGAAATTATACTTGAGGAGTTAACGGCACAAGGGTACAGTTTTGTACCAGTAAGTGCATTATAG
- the kynA gene encoding tryptophan 2,3-dioxygenase yields the protein MSNGDSKTNENVHTDFKERMTYGEYLNLDRLLSSQNRLSEHHDEMLFIVIHQVSELWMKLILHELRAAIDLIREGEIQEALKMLSRVSKTQTQIIHAWDVLSTLTPAEYIQFRDDLGQASGFQSYQYRMVEFALGYKTPHVLKIYEKDPELHQELKNAYEAPGIYDAAIERLVEAGFKINPDLINRDYTTIYQSDATVEKAWEQVYKDVDKYWDLYQLAEKLVDIEDWFQQWRFRHMKTVERIIGHKTGTGGSSGVGYLKKVLDHRFFPELWDIRTTL from the coding sequence ATGAGCAACGGTGATTCGAAAACGAATGAAAATGTACATACAGATTTTAAAGAAAGAATGACTTATGGCGAGTATTTAAACCTTGACCGGCTACTTTCTTCCCAAAATAGACTTTCTGAACATCATGATGAGATGTTGTTCATAGTCATACATCAGGTGAGTGAGTTATGGATGAAACTTATTTTACATGAGTTAAGGGCGGCCATTGATCTGATTAGGGAGGGGGAGATCCAGGAAGCACTGAAGATGTTGTCGAGGGTATCAAAGACACAAACTCAAATTATCCACGCCTGGGATGTTCTATCCACACTAACTCCTGCTGAATATATCCAGTTTCGGGATGATTTAGGGCAGGCGTCTGGTTTCCAATCTTACCAATACCGTATGGTTGAATTTGCGTTAGGATATAAAACACCACATGTATTAAAGATTTATGAAAAGGATCCTGAACTCCATCAAGAACTTAAAAATGCTTATGAAGCTCCAGGTATATATGATGCAGCCATTGAAAGGCTGGTCGAAGCGGGATTCAAAATTAATCCTGATCTCATTAATCGGGACTATACAACCATTTATCAGTCTGATGCTACAGTGGAAAAAGCCTGGGAACAAGTGTATAAGGATGTCGATAAGTACTGGGATCTTTATCAGTTGGCAGAAAAGTTAGTGGATATTGAAGATTGGTTTCAGCAGTGGCGTTTCAGGCATATGAAAACAGTAGAGCGAATTATTGGCCACAAAACGGGGACAGGAGGGTCATCAGGTGTAGGATATTTAAAGAAAGTATTAGACCACCGTTTCTTTCCAGAACTATGGGATATTCGTACGACCCTCTAA
- a CDS encoding DUF4166 domain-containing protein, giving the protein MKSIYQQALGEKFDRLHPELQKKFGLTSDQKLMVLGQGRMTEIRGTPLILRPFLSIGSKDHLIFAERGKEVPFTLENYAYVDERGRESISYIRRFFFPYAIRGFDAVMSFDNEKQSLIDDLGKSGCLSTQMDLDVTREGGLLMHSREMRVADKFSFNGPRTSLYEHYDEKQKAFRVHVHVDHPLLGTLLMYEGLVHTEFLPITANHIPDRGILT; this is encoded by the coding sequence TTGAAATCCATTTATCAGCAAGCGTTAGGTGAAAAATTCGACCGACTGCACCCTGAGTTGCAAAAGAAATTTGGTTTAACGAGTGATCAAAAATTAATGGTCCTAGGTCAAGGACGTATGACAGAAATCCGGGGGACTCCTCTCATTCTCCGTCCCTTTTTAAGCATAGGATCAAAAGATCATCTTATTTTTGCAGAGAGGGGTAAAGAAGTTCCTTTTACCCTGGAAAACTATGCTTATGTGGATGAACGGGGCCGAGAATCAATTAGCTATATTCGCCGCTTTTTCTTCCCATATGCGATTCGTGGGTTTGATGCCGTTATGTCTTTTGACAATGAAAAGCAATCATTAATAGACGATTTAGGCAAGTCAGGCTGCTTATCGACACAGATGGATCTTGATGTGACAAGAGAAGGCGGATTACTCATGCACTCCCGGGAGATGAGAGTAGCAGACAAGTTCTCTTTCAATGGTCCACGGACATCCTTGTACGAGCATTATGACGAGAAACAGAAAGCATTTCGCGTTCACGTCCATGTGGATCATCCTTTACTAGGAACTTTACTCATGTACGAGGGATTAGTGCATACGGAATTTTTACCCATTACGGCCAATCATATTCCAGATCGCGGGATATTAACATAG
- a CDS encoding RQC-minor-2 family DNA-binding protein, which produces MGLPESMTYKNDRYPYIILTPIGNMNKQIRSIGHKFERGLLSRINEVIADQVKHRSLPLDRLQRYLSVEGNTVLPVSFIKDDTLNPYLIRPELFLWTELTGEDGLPFDKRFLYDTNITHLSSEKLEQHLIEVIKDHLFVAEIAEHSRDYWLTKIAASFDKHPLVQLTQSKRDVIEAVEQMNQSALLSQLKYPEDVAMWRDHVTIVMRPFRTFPKQWFTGRMEMCRHDKQLGFYSTKRTVGCRCDHCDYTVYYHLDSDQVTLQEEFHVERARKRIETIEHQFNEIAAQNKDLTHQIQELINMKGKLRPVQHTLDEALSVARQIERYQEDAAVANAYPLLEMHHKLSCSTLPQRGSESLLIWLSRVELSDVVLFKQLLAWRNQMDDQVNAKAVDLLHQLQVRLDEAEYTEEDIIITIKGHELSYSAVQQVLDLVHYYGTDHPAHTLVQVLAGKSTNKLRRLQLHETRWFGLLAEWPPKHIQRLFNQLEKQGWLMKQRKGYSISDFAEEVM; this is translated from the coding sequence ATGGGACTGCCAGAAAGTATGACTTACAAGAACGATCGCTACCCGTACATTATCCTTACTCCTATTGGAAACATGAACAAACAAATACGCTCTATCGGTCATAAGTTCGAACGTGGATTGCTGTCGCGAATTAATGAAGTGATCGCCGATCAAGTAAAGCACCGATCATTACCATTAGATCGGCTGCAGCGTTATTTATCAGTTGAAGGGAACACTGTTTTACCTGTTTCTTTTATTAAAGATGATACGTTAAACCCTTATTTAATTAGACCAGAATTATTTCTTTGGACTGAACTTACCGGGGAAGATGGTCTGCCTTTCGATAAGCGGTTTCTATACGACACAAATATTACTCATTTATCATCAGAGAAATTGGAACAACATTTGATTGAAGTGATTAAAGACCACCTGTTTGTAGCTGAAATTGCAGAGCATTCAAGAGACTATTGGTTAACTAAAATAGCTGCCAGCTTCGATAAGCATCCGCTCGTACAATTGACCCAAAGCAAGCGCGATGTAATAGAAGCTGTGGAACAAATGAATCAATCCGCTTTACTTTCCCAACTCAAATACCCGGAAGATGTAGCTATGTGGAGAGACCATGTTACTATTGTGATGAGGCCATTTCGAACTTTTCCAAAGCAGTGGTTTACGGGAAGGATGGAAATGTGCAGGCATGATAAGCAATTGGGGTTCTATTCCACTAAACGGACTGTCGGCTGCCGATGTGATCACTGTGATTATACGGTTTACTATCATCTTGATAGTGATCAAGTTACGTTACAGGAAGAATTTCATGTGGAGCGTGCCCGCAAGCGAATTGAAACGATTGAACATCAATTCAATGAGATTGCAGCCCAAAACAAGGATCTCACCCACCAAATTCAAGAGTTAATCAACATGAAAGGGAAGCTTCGTCCTGTGCAGCATACTTTAGATGAGGCCCTTTCTGTAGCCAGACAAATCGAAAGGTATCAAGAGGATGCAGCCGTCGCCAACGCTTATCCTTTGCTTGAAATGCACCATAAGCTCTCCTGTTCAACACTTCCTCAAAGAGGTTCAGAGTCGCTCTTAATATGGCTTTCGAGGGTAGAACTAAGCGATGTGGTCCTATTCAAACAACTACTAGCCTGGAGAAATCAAATGGATGACCAGGTGAATGCAAAGGCTGTGGACCTGCTTCATCAGCTGCAAGTACGGCTTGATGAAGCGGAATACACGGAGGAAGATATAATTATTACGATCAAAGGTCATGAATTAAGCTACTCAGCTGTTCAACAAGTTCTTGATTTAGTTCACTATTACGGTACAGATCACCCTGCCCATACACTAGTTCAAGTACTTGCAGGTAAATCAACCAATAAACTTCGGCGCCTCCAACTTCATGAAACCCGCTGGTTCGGCCTGTTGGCTGAGTGGCCGCCGAAGCATATACAACGGTTGTTTAATCAATTAGAAAAGCAAGGATGGCTGATGAAACAGCGAAAGGGCTATTCGATCAGTGATTTTGCTGAAGAAGTCATGTGA
- the rpiA gene encoding ribose 5-phosphate isomerase A: MQWLRIMKSIHLKRLSLFFYKDLGNNKVDEVIEMTWNNSLANILNWSGEISNQSDKMQVAEQVSDFVKDGDVIGVGSGSTAFLALQAIAERVKKERMNVQTIPTSKEAALNCTVLGLPVTALTAARPDWGFDGADEVDGTKRLIKGRGGALFAEKLVMASAQKTYILVDESKFVSKLGAAFAVPIEIDPRAIHLVETKLYEAFSTEAVSLRMAASKDGPVITEAGNVLLDVKFEEITSNMEREISALPGVIESGLFLDYPVEILSV, encoded by the coding sequence GTGCAATGGCTGAGAATTATGAAATCCATTCACTTGAAGAGGTTGAGCCTGTTTTTTTATAAGGATTTAGGGAATAACAAGGTAGACGAGGTGATCGAAATGACGTGGAATAATTCATTAGCTAACATCCTGAATTGGTCTGGAGAAATTTCAAATCAATCGGACAAAATGCAGGTAGCTGAACAAGTGAGTGATTTTGTAAAAGATGGAGATGTGATAGGTGTGGGATCAGGCTCTACAGCTTTTCTAGCTTTACAAGCAATCGCTGAGCGAGTGAAAAAGGAGCGGATGAACGTTCAGACGATTCCTACCTCTAAAGAAGCGGCTCTTAATTGTACAGTTCTCGGACTTCCTGTAACGGCTTTAACTGCAGCGAGGCCTGATTGGGGATTTGATGGAGCAGATGAAGTCGATGGCACGAAAAGGCTTATTAAGGGGCGCGGAGGTGCATTGTTTGCTGAAAAGCTTGTCATGGCCAGTGCGCAGAAAACGTATATTCTCGTAGATGAAAGTAAATTTGTATCGAAACTCGGGGCTGCCTTTGCCGTACCCATTGAAATTGATCCTCGGGCGATTCATCTCGTCGAAACGAAACTGTATGAAGCCTTTAGTACTGAAGCCGTAAGTTTGCGGATGGCGGCATCAAAGGACGGCCCTGTTATAACGGAAGCAGGAAACGTTTTGTTAGATGTTAAATTTGAGGAGATTACCTCAAATATGGAAAGGGAGATCAGTGCCTTGCCTGGAGTGATTGAATCTGGTCTGTTTCTGGATTATCCTGTCGAAATTCTGTCCGTATAA
- a CDS encoding response regulator transcription factor, translating to MITVLFADDHEMVRIGVSAYLSAQSDIEVVAEANDGKEAVDLALAQRPDIILMDLVMEEMDGIEATKKIIHQWPEAKIIIVTSFLDDEKVYPALEAGATSYMLKTSKAGEIADAIRATYGGQSILEPEVTGKIMTKMRTPQTTDLHEQLTSREMEILLLMTEGKTNQEISEQLFIALKTVKVHVSNILGKLGVQDRTQAVIYAFKHNLAE from the coding sequence TTGATTACCGTATTATTTGCTGATGATCATGAAATGGTCCGTATCGGTGTTTCCGCTTATTTATCAGCACAGTCAGATATCGAGGTAGTCGCTGAAGCAAATGATGGAAAAGAGGCTGTTGACCTCGCCTTAGCGCAGCGGCCAGATATTATTTTGATGGATCTTGTCATGGAAGAAATGGACGGTATCGAAGCAACGAAAAAAATCATCCATCAATGGCCGGAAGCTAAAATTATTATCGTCACGAGCTTTCTCGATGATGAGAAAGTTTATCCTGCTCTTGAAGCCGGAGCTACGAGTTATATGCTGAAAACGTCTAAGGCGGGCGAAATTGCTGATGCCATTCGTGCAACTTATGGCGGGCAGTCCATTCTTGAACCAGAGGTTACCGGGAAGATTATGACTAAAATGCGAACACCACAGACTACAGACCTTCATGAACAGTTAACATCGAGAGAGATGGAGATCCTGCTGCTTATGACCGAAGGAAAAACGAACCAGGAAATTTCTGAGCAGTTGTTTATCGCATTAAAAACGGTAAAAGTACACGTCAGTAATATTTTAGGTAAGCTCGGGGTACAGGACCGTACACAGGCGGTCATTTATGCCTTTAAACATAACCTTGCAGAATAA
- a CDS encoding sensor histidine kinase has protein sequence MNVWQKQVLIGLLSFVFFALVILVFTFSAFPLQDWSDLWAREVLDLPYILLALALSVTGGLGIGIAQGYVLKRKFHYVEHQLDEIGKGNPVLYDDVDRGDLQKIEEKMKQIEARFKKQTETAQRLASERAKEREKSLQEVVLQERNRLARELHDSVSQQLFAASMMMSAINENKTTAKESRDKQMAMVEKMIHQSQLEMRALLLHLRPVALKDKSLAEGCNELLHELTQKVPMNIDWTVEPLSLEKGIEDQLFRILQEAVSNTLRHAKANTLTVMLIERDDHIILRIVDDGIGFDVEEAKTSSYGLQNMQERALEVGGMLKVVSLSEQGTRLEVKVPHVVKGGEPS, from the coding sequence ATGAACGTATGGCAGAAGCAGGTTCTCATCGGTCTTCTATCATTTGTTTTCTTTGCCCTGGTTATCCTGGTATTTACCTTTTCGGCCTTTCCGCTCCAGGATTGGTCAGATTTATGGGCAAGGGAAGTGCTGGATTTACCGTATATTCTCCTTGCACTAGCGTTGTCAGTCACTGGGGGATTAGGCATAGGAATTGCTCAGGGCTATGTATTAAAGAGGAAGTTTCACTATGTGGAACATCAACTAGATGAAATCGGCAAAGGGAATCCTGTGCTGTACGATGACGTGGATCGTGGAGATCTGCAGAAGATTGAAGAGAAAATGAAACAAATAGAAGCTCGATTTAAGAAACAGACAGAAACGGCCCAGCGTTTAGCTTCTGAACGTGCTAAAGAGCGGGAGAAAAGTCTGCAAGAGGTTGTTTTGCAGGAAAGGAACCGCTTAGCACGTGAGCTTCATGATTCCGTAAGCCAACAGTTATTTGCGGCTTCCATGATGATGTCAGCAATTAATGAAAACAAGACAACAGCCAAGGAGTCGAGGGATAAACAGATGGCTATGGTGGAGAAAATGATTCATCAGTCACAGCTCGAGATGAGAGCATTGCTGCTCCACTTGCGGCCAGTGGCCCTTAAGGATAAGTCACTGGCTGAAGGGTGTAATGAACTCTTACATGAACTGACTCAAAAGGTGCCGATGAACATTGATTGGACCGTGGAACCATTGTCACTTGAAAAAGGAATCGAAGACCAGCTATTTCGGATATTGCAAGAGGCCGTGTCCAATACACTTCGGCATGCTAAAGCTAATACGCTGACAGTGATGCTGATTGAAAGAGATGATCATATTATTTTAAGAATAGTAGATGATGGTATAGGATTTGACGTCGAAGAGGCAAAAACAAGCTCATATGGGCTGCAAAATATGCAAGAGCGGGCTCTGGAAGTTGGCGGTATGTTAAAGGTTGTCAGCTTGTCTGAACAAGGAACAAGGCTTGAAGTGAAAGTACCTCATGTTGTAAAAGGAGGAGAACCATCTTGA